Proteins co-encoded in one Erinaceus europaeus chromosome 2, mEriEur2.1, whole genome shotgun sequence genomic window:
- the LOC103118095 gene encoding disintegrin and metalloproteinase domain-containing protein 20-like, producing the protein MAPNAGCIMAVAEALVHMRHTALLFWMKIFLFHCGLSHFGHSQSQGLPEVVIPLKITSTGGSMRPPGWTSYNLRFGGQTHIIHMKVNKNLLARHMPVFTYTDQGVLLEDQPFVQSDCFYHGYVEGDPESFVALSSCFGGFRGMLQTHDIAYEIKPRNHPDTFEHLVYRMQRKDTSPPLRCGLTDEEIEWQLKSLESDNATLMQSGYEGWWTHRRYLELGLVVDHNRYVHSNSNVSNVYADVCTVLNGIDFFLKSLDVEVILTGLEIWTNQNPMATNDMSNLLSDFCRWKQTSFANRVPHDVAHIFVNENYYTLLGLAYVGAVCERNFNCGSDSFTNDKLQEFAYIVSHELGHNMGMRHDNYGNDTCTCGDSACVMFPSLMNATKFSNCSYDYFWGVTTQKRKCLHSPPSHDQVFTYPRCGNHVTEPQEECDCGSLKLCAKDPCCQSNCTLRPGANCASGLCCKDCKILPAGTVCRAAENICDLPEWCNGTSYLCPEDVYVQGGMPCPGGYCYEKRCNNRDEQCGKIFGKGAKSANDRCYQEVNTRGDRFGHCGFREHIYIQCDVQNILCGRVQCVNVNKIPLLSNHSTVHWTSLDGINCWGTDYHFGMTIPDIGEVKDGTECGAEHICIERKCVPMSDLTSPCSSEFCKMNGICNNKDHCHCNLGWSPPNCEHPGLGGSVDSGPAPKIIETSIRLFWLLRLILFLLVALILAGLKYCERRKLMKDAEETISTRKMGKTKGITESNRKEDSKITKETKSTKHVGIIEPKESNQLKVKEKSSAPIKIAKSASMNQKGLQTQKSQRQKSQKL; encoded by the coding sequence ATGGCTCCAAATGCTGGCTGCATAATGGCTGTGGCTGAGGCCTTGGTACATATGAGGCATACAGCCCTGCTGTTCTGGATGAAGATATTTCTATTCCATTGTGGACTGTCCCACTTTGGGCACTCTCAAAGTCAAGGTCTCCCAGAAGTGGTGATACCCTTGAAGATAACAAGCACTGGTGGAAGCATGAGGCCCCCAGGCTGGACTTCTTACAATTTGCGTTTTGGAGGCCAGACACACATCATCCACATGAAAGTCAACAAGAATTTGCTGGCTAGACACATGCCAGTGTTCACCTACACAGACCAGGGTGTTCTCCTTGAGGACCAACCCTTTGTCCAGAGTGACTGTTTCTACCATGGATATGTGGAGGGAGACCCAGAGTCCTTCGTGGCCCTCAGTAGCTGTTTTGGTGGTTTTAGAGGAATGCTCCAGACACATGACATTGCTTATGAAATCAAACCTCGAAATCATCCTGATACATTTGAACACCTGGTGTACAGGATGCAACGCAAGGATACATCCCCACCCTTGAGATGTGGGTTAACAGATGAAGAAATAGAATGGCAGCTAAAGTCTCTGGAGAGTGACAATGCCACTTTGATGCAGAGTGGGTATGAAGGCTGGTGGACCCACAGGCGGTATTTAGAACTGGGATTGGTGGTGGATCACAACaggtatgttcatagcaacagcaATGTTTCAAATGTGTATGCTGATGTATGCACTGTTCTGAATGgaatagatttctttttaaaatcactggATGTGGAGGTGATTTTAACTGGACTTGAGATCTGGACTAACCAAAATCCCATGGCAACAAATGACATGAGTAATCTCTTATCAGATTTTTGCAGATGGAAGCAAACCAGCTTTGCTAATCGTGTGCCACATGATGTTGCTCATATTTTTGTAAATGAAAATTACTATACTCTCCTTGGCTTAGCATATGTAGGAGCAGTATGTGAAAGAAACTTTAATTGTGGATCTGACAGCTTTACGAATGACAAGCTGCAAGAATTTGCTTATATTGTGTCACATGAGCTGGGCCACAATATGGGGATGCGTCATGATAATTATGGTAATGACACATGTACATGTGGTGATTCAGCCTGCGTAATGTTTCCTAGTTTAATGAATGCAACGAAATTCAGCAATTGCAGTTATGACTACTTTTGGGGTGTTACCACCCAGAAAAGAAAGTGTTTACACAGTCCACCAAGTCATGATCAAGTCTTCACATACCCACGTTGTGGAAACCATGTGACTGAGCCACAAGAAGAATGTGACTGTGGCTCCTTAAAGTTGTGTGCAAAAGATCCATGTTGTCAATCAAACTGCACTCTGAGACCTGGGGCTAACTGTGCCTCTGGGCTTTGCTGCAAAGACTGCAAGATCTTGCCAGCAGGCACAGTGTGTAGAGCAGCCGAAAACATATGTGATCTCCCAGAATGGTGCAATGGGACGTCCTATCTTTGTCCAGAGGATGTGTATGTTCAGGGGGGCATGCCATGCCCAGGTGGTTACTGCTATGAAAAGAGATGCAATAATCGTGATGAACAGTGTGGGAAAATTTTTGGTAAAGGAGCCAAGAGTGCAAATGACAGATGCTACCAAGAGGTGAATACCCGAGGTGACCGTTTTGGTCACTGTGGCTTCCGTGAACACATTTATATACAATGTGATGTTCAAAATATACTGTGTGGAAGGGTTCAGTGTGTGAATGTGAATAAAATTCCTCTTCTGAGTAATCACAGTACTGTGCATTGGACTTCTCTTGATGGCATCAACTGCTGGGGCACTGACTACCATTTTGGGATGACTATTCCTGATATTGGTGAAGTGAAAGATGGCACAGAATGTGGTGCAGAGCATATCTGCATTGAAAGGAAGTGTGTCCCTATGTCAGACCTGACAAGTCCTTGTTCAAGTGAGTTCTGTAAAATGAATGGAATCTGCAACAATAAAGACCACTGCCATTGCAATCTAGGATGGAGTCCCCCCAACTGCGAACATCCAGGACTTGGAGGTAGTGTTGATAgtggcccagcccccaaaataattGAAACAAGTATAAGACTATTTTGGTTGCTTCGTTTAATACTTTTTTTGCTAGTTGCATTAATTTTAGCTGGTTTGAAGTACtgtgaaagaagaaaattaatgaaGGATGCTGAAGAGACCATTAGTACAAGAAAAATGGGTAAGACCAAAGGCATCACAGAGAGCAACAGGAAGGAAGATTCTAAAATCACCAAAGAGACAAAGTCCACCAAGCACGTAGGGATTATTGAACCAAAAGAAAGTAATCAgcttaaagtgaaagaaaaatctTCAGCTCCAATTAAAATAGCAAAATCTGCATCTATGAATCAGAAAGGATTGCAAACACAGAAGTCACAAAGACAGAAATCCCAAAAATTATGA